Proteins encoded within one genomic window of Acidovorax sp. 107:
- a CDS encoding ABC transporter permease yields the protein MSERSPSLLVALLRHRLAWPLITLALLLIVNTVFNSSFLHIEWRDGHLYGSLIDILNRAAPLVLVSLGMTLVIATRGIDISVGATVAIAAAVAAWLIGGSVSGTESRFPLPVAILGAIGVALLCGLWNGVLVAKVGMQPIIATLILMVAGRGIAQLITDGQIITIYYTPYFFMGGGYLAGLPFSLFVVAVVFAVLYLAITRTALGLFIQAVGINPTAARVAGVQAGRLIVAAYVFCGVCAGIAGLLISSNVKSADGNNAGQLLELDAILAVTLGGTALTGGRFSLVGSVIGALIIQTLTYAIYSLGVPPEINLVVKAVVVFIVMLLQSPEFRAQVGAMARRPGAGALQ from the coding sequence ATGTCTGAACGCTCCCCTTCCCTTTTGGTGGCGCTGCTACGCCACCGCCTGGCCTGGCCGCTGATCACGCTGGCGCTGCTGCTCATCGTGAACACCGTGTTCAACAGCAGCTTTCTGCACATCGAATGGCGCGACGGCCACCTGTACGGCAGCCTGATCGATATCCTGAACCGCGCCGCCCCCCTGGTGCTGGTGTCGCTGGGCATGACGCTGGTGATCGCCACGCGCGGTATCGACATCTCGGTGGGTGCCACGGTCGCCATCGCAGCGGCGGTGGCCGCGTGGCTCATCGGCGGTTCTGTGTCCGGCACCGAGAGCCGCTTCCCACTCCCAGTCGCCATCTTGGGCGCCATCGGCGTGGCGCTGCTGTGCGGACTGTGGAATGGCGTGCTGGTCGCCAAGGTGGGCATGCAGCCCATCATTGCCACGCTGATCCTCATGGTGGCGGGCCGGGGCATTGCCCAGCTCATCACCGACGGGCAGATCATCACCATCTACTACACGCCCTACTTCTTCATGGGCGGCGGGTACCTGGCGGGCCTGCCTTTCTCGCTGTTTGTGGTGGCTGTGGTCTTTGCCGTGCTGTACCTGGCCATCACGCGCACGGCGCTGGGCCTGTTCATCCAGGCAGTGGGCATCAACCCCACGGCAGCGCGCGTGGCGGGTGTGCAGGCGGGGCGGCTTATCGTGGCGGCCTATGTGTTCTGTGGCGTGTGCGCGGGCATTGCGGGGCTGCTGATCAGCTCCAACGTGAAGAGTGCAGACGGCAACAACGCCGGGCAGCTGCTGGAGCTGGACGCCATCCTGGCCGTTACGCTGGGTGGCACGGCGCTCACCGGCGGCCGGTTCAGCCTGGTGGGCAGCGTGATCGGTGCGCTCATCATCCAGACGCTGACCTACGCCATCTACTCGCTGGGCGTGCCGCCCGAGATCAACCTGGTGGTGAAAGCCGTGGTGGTGTTCATCGTGATGCTGCTGCAGTCGCCCGAGTTCCGGGCGCAAGTCGGCGCCATGGCACGCCGCCCCGGCGCGGGAGCTTTGCAATGA
- the yjfF gene encoding galactofuranose ABC transporter, permease protein YjfF — MSAVPKTAGFSTMSHPAPPAAAARARFNPKYLPLAATISLFVAMATLGSVLYAGFFSAQVFLNLLIDNAFLIIVAVGMTFVILSGGIDLSVGSVVALTTMVLAALVEHRGWNPMVAIPLVLLMGTAFGAFMGFLIERFRLQPFIVTLAGMFLARGLCYLISIDSISITHEGYSELAQWRLPLWEGASLSLGALIAIAVLLVALFVAHCTPFGRSVYAVGGSEHSAVLMGLPVRRTLIGVYTLSGFCSALAGVVFTFYMLSGYGLHAVGMELDAIAAVVIGGTLLTGGVGYVAGTLFGVLMLGIIQTLISFDGTLSSWWTRIVVGVLLFAFCLLQRLLSRRSGKAR, encoded by the coding sequence ATGAGCGCCGTACCCAAGACCGCAGGCTTCAGCACCATGAGCCACCCGGCCCCACCGGCCGCCGCTGCGCGAGCGCGGTTCAACCCCAAGTACCTGCCGCTGGCCGCCACCATCTCGCTGTTCGTGGCCATGGCCACGCTCGGATCGGTGCTGTACGCCGGGTTCTTCTCAGCCCAGGTATTCCTCAACCTGCTGATCGACAACGCCTTCCTCATCATCGTCGCGGTGGGCATGACGTTTGTGATCCTGTCGGGCGGCATCGACCTCTCGGTGGGATCGGTGGTGGCACTGACCACCATGGTGCTGGCCGCGCTGGTGGAGCACCGGGGCTGGAACCCGATGGTCGCCATCCCGCTGGTGCTGCTGATGGGCACGGCGTTTGGCGCGTTCATGGGTTTCCTCATCGAGCGCTTTCGGCTGCAGCCCTTCATCGTCACCCTGGCAGGCATGTTCCTGGCGCGGGGGCTGTGCTATCTGATCAGCATCGACTCGATCAGCATCACTCACGAGGGCTATTCGGAGCTGGCCCAGTGGCGCCTGCCACTATGGGAAGGCGCATCGCTCTCGCTGGGCGCGCTCATTGCCATCGCGGTGCTGCTGGTGGCGCTGTTTGTGGCGCACTGCACGCCCTTTGGCCGCAGCGTGTATGCCGTGGGTGGCAGCGAGCACTCGGCCGTGCTCATGGGCCTGCCGGTGCGCCGCACGCTGATTGGCGTGTACACGCTCTCTGGCTTTTGCTCCGCGCTGGCGGGCGTGGTGTTCACGTTTTACATGCTGTCGGGCTATGGCCTGCATGCCGTGGGCATGGAGCTGGATGCAATTGCCGCCGTGGTCATTGGCGGCACGCTGCTCACCGGTGGCGTGGGCTATGTGGCGGGCACTCTGTTTGGCGTGCTCATGCTCGGAATCATCCAGACCCTGATTTCCTTCGACGGCACGCTCAGCTCCTGGTGGACGCGCATCGTCGTCGGTGTGCTGCTGTTCGCTTTCTGTCTGCTGCAGCGGCTGCTTTCGCGCCGCTCGGGCAAGGCCCGTTGA
- a CDS encoding IlvD/Edd family dehydratase, with product MTTPKRKLRSAEWFGTADKNGFMYRSWMKNQGIPDHAFDGRPVIGICNTWSELTPCNAHFRKIAEHVKRGIYEAGGFPVEFPVFSNGESNLRPTAMLTRNLASMDVEEAIRGNPIDAVVLLVGCDKTTPALLMGAASCDVPAIVVTGGPMLNGKLDGKDIGSGTAVWRLHESLKAGEINEHQFFAAEAGMSRSAGTCNTMGTASTMACMAESLGTSLPHNAAIPAVDSRRYVLAHMSGKRIVEMAHEGLTLSKILTREAFENAIRTNAAIGGSTNAVIHLKAIAGRIGVQLDLEDWTRIGRGTPTLVDLQPSGRFLMEEFYYAGGLPAVLRRLGENGLLPHPNALTVNGKSLWDNVREAPQYNDEVIRPINNPLIADGGICILRGNLAPRGAVLKPSAASPELLKHRGRAVVFENLEHYKERIVDENLDIDASCVMVLKNCGPKGYPGMAEVGNMGLPPKLLRQGVKDMVRISDARMSGTAYGTVVLHVAPEAAALGPLAAVRDGDFIELDCDNGRLHLDISDEELAARLAALAGTDNGGRGGYQRLYVDHVLQADDGCDFDFLVGCRGAAVPRHSH from the coding sequence ATGACCACCCCCAAGCGCAAACTCCGCTCCGCCGAATGGTTCGGCACGGCCGACAAGAACGGCTTCATGTACCGCAGCTGGATGAAGAACCAGGGCATCCCCGACCACGCATTCGACGGCCGCCCCGTGATCGGCATCTGCAACACCTGGTCCGAGCTGACCCCGTGCAACGCGCACTTTCGCAAGATTGCCGAGCATGTGAAGCGTGGCATCTATGAGGCGGGTGGCTTTCCGGTCGAATTCCCGGTGTTCTCCAACGGTGAATCCAACCTGCGCCCCACGGCCATGCTCACCCGCAACCTGGCCAGCATGGATGTGGAAGAAGCCATTCGCGGCAACCCCATCGACGCGGTGGTGCTGCTGGTGGGCTGCGACAAGACCACACCCGCGCTGCTGATGGGCGCAGCCAGCTGCGATGTACCGGCCATCGTGGTCACGGGCGGGCCCATGCTCAACGGCAAGCTCGACGGCAAGGACATTGGCTCGGGCACCGCCGTGTGGCGCCTGCACGAATCGCTGAAGGCGGGCGAGATCAACGAGCACCAGTTCTTTGCGGCCGAGGCGGGCATGTCCCGCTCTGCCGGCACCTGCAACACCATGGGCACGGCCAGCACCATGGCCTGCATGGCCGAGTCGCTGGGCACATCGCTGCCGCACAACGCAGCCATCCCGGCTGTGGACTCGCGCCGGTATGTGCTAGCCCATATGTCCGGCAAGCGCATTGTGGAGATGGCGCACGAAGGGCTTACGCTCTCCAAGATCCTGACCCGCGAGGCGTTCGAGAACGCCATCCGCACCAACGCCGCCATCGGCGGATCGACCAATGCCGTCATCCATTTGAAGGCCATCGCGGGCCGCATCGGCGTGCAGCTGGACCTGGAGGACTGGACGCGCATCGGCCGTGGCACGCCCACCCTGGTGGACCTGCAGCCCTCGGGCCGCTTCCTGATGGAAGAGTTCTACTACGCAGGCGGTCTGCCCGCCGTGCTGCGCCGCCTGGGCGAGAACGGCCTGCTGCCCCACCCCAACGCGCTCACCGTCAACGGCAAGAGTCTGTGGGACAACGTGCGCGAAGCACCGCAGTACAACGACGAGGTCATCCGCCCCATCAACAACCCGCTGATTGCCGACGGCGGCATCTGCATCCTGCGCGGCAATCTGGCGCCGCGTGGCGCAGTGCTCAAGCCCTCTGCTGCGTCGCCCGAGCTGCTCAAGCACCGGGGCCGCGCGGTGGTGTTCGAGAACCTGGAGCACTACAAGGAGCGCATCGTCGATGAAAACCTGGACATCGACGCCAGCTGCGTCATGGTGCTCAAGAACTGCGGCCCCAAGGGCTACCCCGGCATGGCCGAGGTGGGCAACATGGGCCTGCCGCCCAAGCTGCTGCGCCAGGGCGTGAAGGACATGGTGCGCATCTCCGACGCGCGCATGAGCGGCACCGCCTACGGTACGGTGGTGCTGCACGTAGCGCCCGAGGCCGCTGCACTCGGCCCCCTGGCCGCAGTGCGCGATGGCGACTTCATTGAGCTGGACTGCGACAACGGCCGCTTGCACCTGGATATCAGCGATGAGGAACTGGCCGCGCGCCTGGCTGCCTTGGCGGGCACCGACAACGGTGGGCGCGGCGGCTACCAGCGCCTGTACGTGGACCACGTGCTGCAGGCTGACGATGGTTGCGACTTTGACTTTCTGGTGGGTTGCCGAGGCGCCGCCGTCCCTCGCCACTCTCACTGA
- a CDS encoding dihydrodipicolinate synthase family protein has translation MPATHSLKNPRYRGIFPVVPTTFHEDDTLDLDSQKRCLDFMIEAGVDGVCLLANFSEQFSLSDAEREIITRTSLEHVAGRVPVIVTTTHYGTRVCAERSRAAQEMGAAMVMIMPPYHGATFRVPEAQIYEFYARVSDAISIPIMVQDAPASGTVLSAPFLARMAQEIENLAYFKIEVPGAASKLRELIRLGGDAIEGPWDGEEAITLLADLDAGATGAMTGGGFPDGIRPIIEAHRQGDMDQAFALYQRWLPLINHENRQGGILTAKALMKEGGVIACEAGRHPFPAMHPEVRRGLIDIARRLDPLVLRWAR, from the coding sequence ATGCCTGCCACCCATTCCCTCAAGAACCCTCGCTACCGAGGCATCTTCCCTGTCGTGCCCACCACCTTTCACGAAGACGACACGCTCGACCTGGACAGCCAGAAGCGCTGCCTCGACTTCATGATCGAAGCGGGCGTGGACGGCGTTTGCCTGCTGGCCAACTTCTCCGAGCAGTTCTCGCTGTCGGATGCGGAGCGCGAAATCATCACCCGCACATCGTTGGAACATGTGGCAGGCCGCGTGCCCGTCATCGTCACCACTACCCATTACGGCACCCGCGTGTGCGCCGAGCGCAGCCGCGCCGCGCAGGAAATGGGCGCGGCGATGGTGATGATCATGCCGCCCTACCACGGCGCCACCTTCCGCGTGCCGGAGGCGCAGATCTACGAGTTCTATGCCCGCGTGTCCGACGCCATCAGCATTCCGATCATGGTGCAAGACGCGCCTGCCAGCGGCACCGTGCTGTCGGCCCCGTTCCTGGCACGCATGGCGCAAGAGATCGAGAACTTGGCCTACTTCAAGATCGAAGTGCCCGGGGCGGCCAGCAAGCTGCGCGAGCTGATCCGCCTGGGCGGCGACGCCATCGAAGGCCCGTGGGACGGTGAAGAAGCCATCACGCTTCTGGCCGACCTGGATGCCGGTGCCACGGGCGCAATGACGGGCGGCGGCTTCCCCGACGGCATTCGCCCCATCATCGAGGCGCACCGCCAGGGCGACATGGACCAGGCGTTTGCGCTCTACCAGCGCTGGTTGCCGCTCATCAACCACGAGAACCGCCAGGGCGGCATCCTGACGGCCAAGGCGCTGATGAAGGAAGGCGGCGTGATCGCCTGCGAGGCGGGCCGCCACCCCTTCCCGGCCATGCACCCCGAGGTGCGGCGCGGCCTGATCGACATCGCGCGGCGGCTGGACCCGCTGGTGCTGCGCTGGGCTCGTTAA